From the Paenibacillus tianjinensis genome, the window ATGAAGGACCTCACAGCTTTTCTTCCCGCAATCCAGTTTAATACGGATATATGGAGATTTGTGAAGCCTATAACTGGAAAAGGGGAATGTTGATGAAGACGCTTGCATCCGCGGATTTAAAGGTTATCAAAAACTGGATGTACCGCAACGCCCGTCCGCTGGATCTGGCACGGTGGAAATTTCATTTCGAAGCCGGAGGTGTGGAGGCTGTGCTGGAAGCGCTGGCTGCTTACCAGAATGAGGACGGAGGCTTCGGACATGCGCTGGAGGCAGATGCCTGGAATCCGCATTCCTCGCCGATCCAGACAGCCACAGCCGTAGAGAGGCTGCTGGAGGTTCATTTTCAAGATAACAGCCACCCGGCCGTTCAAGGCATATTGAAGTATCTGGACAGTGGTGCCGAGATGGACGGGAACACGTGGATGAATGTAGTTGCCTCCTTTAACGATTATCCCCACGCGCCATGGTGGCATACAACCTCCAGCAGCACTGCCCGCAGCATCTTTAATCCGACGGCCATCCTGGCCGGCTTCATTCTGCGCTTTGCGGACAGGGACAGCAGGCTCTATGAACGAGGCTTGGGCATCGCCAAGGAACTGGAGGAGCTTTTTTTGCAGGATCCCCATATCGAAATGCATCCGCTGTTATGTGTAGTTAAACTGCTGGAGTGCATTGGCGAAGCCGGTGTGCAGGAACAGTTTGCTTACACTGAACTGAATGCTGCCGCCGGGAAGCGGATCACTGAGCTGCTGGAGCGGAATGCCTCGGATTGGAGCGGCTACAGCTGCAAGCCCTCGTTCTTCATCAAAACCCGGGAAAGCTTGGGCTTCACGGACAACGCAGTCTTGCTGGAGAAGGAACTGGATTATACGCTGGATATCAGAAATCAAGAGGGTGTATGGGATCTGACCTGGAGCTGGGATGGCTTTGAACAGGCGTTTGCTATCAGCGAGAACTGGTGGAAAGCAAGTATAGTGATTGAGAAACTGCTGTTTTTGCGCGCCTTCGGACGACTAGGCTAAGGATTATCAGCAATAAATCAGCAAGCAGAGCAGTAGTCTCCCATTAATGGAGAATCGCTTCTCTGCTTTTTTGTTACCCTCGCACCGCTGCAAATTCACGCGCATAAATCTCCTGAATCTTATTCAGGACAGCCGGGCCCTGGTCGGCAAATTTAAGCTTGGATACCTCGTCCTTGATCAGGAAGACCCCGGGCTCATTCTTATGCTTGCCAAGCGCTGCATTGTACAGCAGTCCGGCACCGTAGCTCGGATGCGGGAAGAACATTTTAATAATCGGCCGCAGCCAGAAGGGAAGGCCGGATTTTTTGCCGCCGCGGATCGTATTGTTGCCTCCGGGGTCGGCGCTGCGGATCATGATTCCCTCATTCGCCAGCTGTGGAGCCATTTCTTTTGTCCATAGGGAAAGAGCCATTTTGGAAGTGGCATAGGGGCCAAAAAGCTTCTTGAACGCTGCCGGACGTTCCAGCTGGGCAGGGTCAAACTTCTTGAGGCTGAGCGTAGCATTGGAAGAGGTATTTATGACTGTTCTCAAAGAGCCCTTAAGCAGCAGCTCCTTCAGTTCCATGGTGATAATGTACGGGACAACGGCCTGCAGTTCGAAATGCATCTCACGCCCCTGTTTGGAATAGCTCAGCTCCGGGAAGCTG encodes:
- a CDS encoding SDR family NAD(P)-dependent oxidoreductase, which codes for MTIQLKPETALITGANNGIGLALTRRMLAEGWQIAALIRSAFPADDDQIRAALSSRQLRIYTADLSDYGSLRTALDEIRLGEPRLDLLFNNAGGSFPELSYSKQGREMHFELQAVVPYIITMELKELLLKGSLRTVINTSSNATLSLKKFDPAQLERPAAFKKLFGPYATSKMALSLWTKEMAPQLANEGIMIRSADPGGNNTIRGGKKSGLPFWLRPIIKMFFPHPSYGAGLLYNAALGKHKNEPGVFLIKDEVSKLKFADQGPAVLNKIQEIYAREFAAVRG